ATGGCCACCTGCACTGCCTCTCCTTCCTGGTGTCCTTCGGGGCCAACATCTGGTGCCTGGACAACGACTACCACACGCCGCTGGACATGGGCGCCATGAAGGGCCACATGGAGTGCGTGCGCTACCTGGACTCCATCGCCGCCAAGCAGAGCAGCCTCAACCCCAAGCTGGTGGGCAAGCTGAAGGACAAGGCCTTCCGCGAGGCGGAGCGGCGCATCCGCGAGTGCGCCAAGATGCAGCGCAAGCACCACGAGCGCATGGAGCGGCGCTACCGGCGCGAGCTGGCCGAGCGCTCGGACACGCTCAGCTTCTCCAGCCTCACGTCCAGCACCCTGAGCCGCCGGCTGCAGCACCTGGCGCTGGGCAGCCACGTGCCCTACTCGCAGGCCACGCTGCACGGCACCGCCAAGGGCAAGACCAAGATCCAGCGGAAGCTGGAGCGGCGCAAGCAGGGCGGCGAGGGCACCTTCAAGATCTCCGAGGACGGCCGCAAGAGCGTGCGCTCGCTCTCGGGCCTGCAGCTGGGCAGCGACGTGATGTTCGTGCGCCCGGGCACCTACGCCAACCCCAAGGAGTGGGGCCGCGCCCCGCTCCGGGACATGTTCCTCTCTGATGAGGACAGCGTCTCCCGTGCCACACTGGCGGCCGAGCCTGCGCACTCGGAGGTCAGCACCGACTCAGGCCACGACTCCCTGTTTACCCGCCCGGGCCTGGGCACCATGGTGTTCCGCAGGAACTACCTGAGCAGCGGGCTGCATGGGCTGGGCCGCGAGGACGCGGCGCTGGACGGCGGGGGCACGCCGCGGGCTCGGCTGCAGAGCTCCCCCAGCCTGGACGACGACAGCCTGGGCAGTGCCAACAGCCTGCAGGATCGCAGCTGTGGGGAGGAGCTGCCCTGGGACGAGCTGGACTTGGGCCTGGATGAGGACCTGGAGCCCGAGACGAGCCCGCTGGAGACCTTCCTGGCCTCCCTGCGCATGGAGGACTTCACCCCCCTCCTGCGGCAGGAGAAGATCGACCTCGAGGCGCTCATGCTGTGCTCCGACCTCGACCTCCGCAGCATCAGCGTCCCCCTGGGGCCCCGCAAGAAGATCATGGGGGCCGTGCGGAGGCGGAGGCAGACGCTGGAGCGCCCGCCGGCCCTGGAGGACACGGAGTTGTGAGTGATGGGAAGATAGGGGCTgcaaggccctggggtggggggcatctgCCTTTTGGGGAGTTGAGGGGGGGGGTAATATCTAGGTCGCCATCAGTAGCATTGCaagagtgccttttttttttttttttttttttttaaacgctgcccctgcggcatatggaagttcccaggctagggatctaatgggagctacagctgccagcctgtgccacagcccctgcaacactggatctgagctgctaccactgcagctcatggcaatgcaggagccttaacccactgagcaaggccagggatcgaacctggatcctcatggatactagttgggttcgtttacactgagccacaacagaaactctggtcCACACTTATTTACCCCCAATTTTGGGGGAGGAGTGAAAGCCGCCATTTACATGGGTAACATAAAATGCACCTCGATTTTGGAGATGTCAAAATGCAGGAAACCGGTGTCTTGGAAGGGATGAGACCCAGTGGTTATAGTAATCACGGCGGGGAATGTTGAGACCTCTCCCGGGTCCTGGAGATGCCCTTGCACTTCATCCTCCCCAGCCCTCTGTCCAGGGCCtgtatcatccccattttacaggtgagcagATGGAGGTTCAGAGGGTTAGAGCCGATCACTCAGAGTTGTGCTGCTGCTCAGTGGCGGGCCAGGCTTGATCCCCTGTCTGTGTGGCTTCAGAGCCTAGGGACAAGCTGACTCCTGCAGGCTGGAGGGTGTGGCAGCTGGTCATCTCTCCAAATGCCCAAGCCCTCAAGGCAGGTACCTTACCTGCTGGTCCCTGAACCCTGTAACCAGGAACTCAACTGCATGCTCTCCACAGGCCCAGCAGTGGCCTGGAGGGTAGGAGTGTCATGTTTGAAACGCCCGCATGTGGAGCTCAAGGCTGCTGTTGCGCAGGCAGTGCTGTGGGcccatccctgccctgcccctgtgTGCTGGCATCCCACAAACCCAGCGAACCCCCTTTACCCCGTGCCATCCCCTTTATGTCACACagctgggcaggggtgggtgggggaggcagtCTGTTTTCGAGTTTGGGCACGGGGAGGGCACCCCTAGGCCGGCGGCCCCATTCCGGACCAAGAGCCTGCCAAGAGAGGGGGTCAAAATAGTTGGTCCTGGCTTAAAATGATGTCTCCAGAGGCCCTTATCTGAGGtctgtgtctgtctttttctccACAGATAATGGGGGGCTCCTCTCCCCAGACCAAAATGAGGTGCAAGTTGCCACAACCCACGGTGGGGTCACGAGGTCCTCGTACTTGCCAGCCCTGCGGctccccggcccctccccagGAGCAAGGGTCATGCGGGCCATTTCCCTTGAAAgcctctccccttctctgctgCAGAGGATGTGGCCTGGAGGCAGCTGGAAGGCCAAGAGGGTGATCCAGAACATCGATCCCGAGGGGTCCCGGGGCCCCCGAGCCACCCCTCCATGAGCGGCTCTAAAGGACATAGGCATTCATGGAAGGCCAGCCTCAAGTGCAAGGGCCGGGCCGCTAGATGATGCGCCCATTAGAACTGGgtgggagcgggggtggggtgggcctgTCCCAGGGGCCactgtctctccccacccctcctctgaGGGTCCTGCTGTCCTGCTCAGGCTGGAGACTCCTCACCTCCTATGCTGTCCTGAAGGGAAGAGTTTGGGctgcctccccccatccccctgcCTGCCACCCCAGAGAGGAGGGTCCCAGCCAGACTCTTCAGCCAAATGCCCTCCCTTTagtccccgcccctgccccagcccccttctctccttccactGGCCATGCTGGGGAGTAGGAGTGCCAGGCTGGCCTGGGCTGGAGGTGACTTACCCCGGGGCGGGGCATGGCCCGACTCTGCCCTCCTCACCCTGTCTTTCTCCACTCTCTCACCTGGGATGTGCAGCCTGGTCACCCCCCTCCCAAGGACCCCAGAGTGTCAGAGAATAGATCTGAGGTGCTAGAGCAACCCATGGCAGTATTATAGCCCCGAGGCTAGCTGGGcatgctctgggctggggacagTCTTCTGCTGCCTGGCTCAGAGTCTCCCAGGCCTGAGACAGGCAGAGACTGGTTGTGGCTGGGTGTCCAGCTGGGTGTGC
The Phacochoerus africanus isolate WHEZ1 chromosome 14, ROS_Pafr_v1, whole genome shotgun sequence DNA segment above includes these coding regions:
- the USH1G gene encoding pre-mRNA splicing regulator USH1G — translated: MNDQYHRAARDGYLELLKEATRKELNAPDEDGMTPTLWAAYHGNLESLRLIVSRGGDPDKCDIWGNTPLHLAASNGHLHCLSFLVSFGANIWCLDNDYHTPLDMGAMKGHMECVRYLDSIAAKQSSLNPKLVGKLKDKAFREAERRIRECAKMQRKHHERMERRYRRELAERSDTLSFSSLTSSTLSRRLQHLALGSHVPYSQATLHGTAKGKTKIQRKLERRKQGGEGTFKISEDGRKSVRSLSGLQLGSDVMFVRPGTYANPKEWGRAPLRDMFLSDEDSVSRATLAAEPAHSEVSTDSGHDSLFTRPGLGTMVFRRNYLSSGLHGLGREDAALDGGGTPRARLQSSPSLDDDSLGSANSLQDRSCGEELPWDELDLGLDEDLEPETSPLETFLASLRMEDFTPLLRQEKIDLEALMLCSDLDLRSISVPLGPRKKIMGAVRRRRQTLERPPALEDTEL